Genomic segment of Campylobacter ureolyticus ACS-301-V-Sch3b:
AATTGTTCTTTGAAACATATCATCATTGATGCTTGCTACTGCATGAAATTCATGTTTGTAATTTACTTTTTCATAAATTTCATCACTAGCTACCATTATATCTGTGTCTTTAAGCACATCAGCTAATGCAATTAACTCATCTTTTGAGTAAATTGCTCCAGTTGGGTTGCTTGGAGAGTTTAAGATTAAAAGTTTTGTTTTTGGTGTTATGGCATCTTTTAGTTGTTTAGCCGAAATTTTAAAATTTGTTTTTTCGCAAGTTTTTAAAAATACTGGAGTCCCACCAGCATATTTTACCATTTGTGGATAGCTTACCCAATATGGAGATGGGATTATAACTTCATCACCATCATCGATTAGGCATTGAATAATGTTAAAAAGTGAATGTTTTGCTCCAACATTTGTAATAATTTCAGAAGTTTTATAGTCTAGGTTATTATCTTTTTTTAGTTTTGTTTGAATTGCTTTTAAGACTTCTGGAGTTCCTGGGATTGCTGTGTATTTGGAACAGCCTTTTTCCATAGCTTTTATAACGGCATCTTTTATAACTTTTGGTGTGTCAAAGTCTGGCTCTCCTGCACTTAGGCTTATAACATCTTCGCCTTTTGCTTTCATCTCTTTAGCTAGTGAGCTGATTGCAATTGTTATGGACTCTTCTAAAACGCTTACTCTTTTGGAAAGTTTCATTTTCGTTCCTTTTTATGAAATTTGGTTAATTATATCTTTTATTTTAAAGAATTCAAATACGCCTTATAAAACTCTTCAAGTTTTTTATCTTTTTCAAGCTCATTTATATCATCTTTACACAATGCATCTTCTAAAATGCAAATTCTTTCTATTAAATATAAAAATAACTCTTTATTTATATCAGGAATTTGGTTGTGAGAAAGTGGTTTTTCCTTTTTTGAACCTATTATTTTAGCAGGAATTCCTACTGCTGTTGAGTTAGCAGGAACATCTTTTACCACAACTGAGTTTGCGCCGATTTTTGAGTTTTCGCCAATTGTAATGTTTCCAAGTATCTTTGCTCCAGCTCCTACAACCACTCCATTTTCAAGTGTTGGGTGGCGTTTTTCTTTTTCTAAACTAACTCCACCTAAAGTAACTCCTTGATAAAGTAAAACTTCATTTCCAATTATTGCAGTTTCTCCTATAACAGTTCCTGTTGCATGATCTATAAAAACTCTTCTT
This window contains:
- the cysE gene encoding serine O-acetyltransferase encodes the protein MEFFNIIKEDLSEPKRQDPAYNSFVELFFNYPGVWAIVNHRFAHFLYRKKFKRTARVISGISRFLTGVDIHPGATIGRRVFIDHATGTVIGETAIIGNEVLLYQGVTLGGVSLEKEKRHPTLENGVVVGAGAKILGNITIGENSKIGANSVVVKDVPANSTAVGIPAKIIGSKKEKPLSHNQIPDINKELFLYLIERICILEDALCKDDINELEKDKKLEEFYKAYLNSLK
- a CDS encoding pyridoxal phosphate-dependent aminotransferase, translated to MKLSKRVSVLEESITIAISSLAKEMKAKGEDVISLSAGEPDFDTPKVIKDAVIKAMEKGCSKYTAIPGTPEVLKAIQTKLKKDNNLDYKTSEIITNVGAKHSLFNIIQCLIDDGDEVIIPSPYWVSYPQMVKYAGGTPVFLKTCEKTNFKISAKQLKDAITPKTKLLILNSPSNPTGAIYSKDELIALADVLKDTDIMVASDEIYEKVNYKHEFHAVASINDDMFQRTITVNGLSKCGAMPGWRFGYMATPNTQLIKACKALQSQSVSNISSIVQAGAIPSLLGQSDKDIEFMRKEYQKRRDYAVKFINENIKGLKTLNPDGAFYLFVNCKEVEQDSMKLCKDILEKAKVAVVPGVGFGMDGYFRLSFATSLDEIKTALDRIKKLVENY